The nucleotide sequence GAGCAGGCTAAGGAAAGTTAAGAGAGCTCGCAGTCCAATATGGAGGGTGTCATGGATCTGCTTTATGATGGTAATGGCTTGTTGTTCAGGGAGGACCAGTTTTTCGTGGAGGGTGATCCATCCGGAAGGATGTGTTTGTGTCCCCTCCTGGGCGAGTAGAGCTCTGGTTTCTGCCTTCGTATATTTAGGGGTAAAGGAGGTTTCTAGGACCAGTAAAGGGGCTGCCTCTTGTTGCAGGGCAGTTTGCCGGGCCACCTGGTCAGCCAAATTATTACCCTGGGCTATTTTATCGCGAGCTGCCTGGTGTCCCCGGCAATGTAAGATGGCCACTTCTTTTGGCAGGGGGATGGCCTCCAGTAGTTTGGTAATATGGGAGGCATTACATATTGGGGAGCCTTTAGTTGTGAGAAAGCCCCTCTCTTTCCAGATTGTCTCATGTGAGTGGGCGATTAGGAAAGCGTACTTAGAGTCCATGTAGATATTGGCCCTTTTGTTTCTTGCTAAGTGTAGGGCTTGGGTCAATGCAGTTAGTTCTGCCTTTTGGGAAGTTGTTCCTAGTGGGAGGGGTTGGGCCTCAAGGACTTTCTGTAGGGTGACTACAGCATATGCCGCTGCCCAGCGCCCATCTGGGTCCTTTTTTGGAACTCCTGTCGACAAACATGGTTATATCGGGATCCGGCAGTGGCTCTGCAAAGAGGTTTGGAGGTGGCTGTGTCAGAGAGTCCAAGACCTCGGTACACTGGTGAGCAGGGACTCTTGAGGAAATcgggagagagggaagagcaaATAGCGGGTTCAGCTGGGAACTACGTCCCAAGGTGACCTGTGGGTTGTCTAGGAATATCAAGTGGAACTGCTGTAGTCTGGAGTCGCTGAGGTCAGAGAGGAATCTGGAGGCCAGGAGGTCACTGAGGCGGTGAGGGGAGAAAATGGTTAGAGGTTGACTTTGAAGTAACTTTTTTGCGTCCATGTAAACCGCTGCTGCCGCTGCCAGTGCCCGCAGGCAGAGGATCCATCCCCTGGCAGTGGGGTCTAGTTGTTTGGAGATGAAGGTGACAGGCAGCAACTCAGAGCCCACCGGCTGTACCAGGGCCCCAAAGGCTATTCCCCCCTTTTCATCAGTATAGAGATGATAGGGGTAGTTTGGATTAGGCAGGGAAAGGGGAGCGGCAGATGTCAAAGCAGACTGTAACGTGAGAAAGGCTCGGGTGACCTCGTTTTGTGAGGAGAGTGGCCCCTTTGGGGTTTCTTTTGCTGCTGTATAGAGGGGTCTCGCCAGTGAGGCATAGTTGGGAACCCAATGGTGGAAGAATCCCGCCAGGCCCAGGAAAGACAGGATTTGGTCTCCGTTAGTTGGAGGCTGGATAGACCGGAGAAGTTGGCAACGGTCAGTTGTGAGGGCCTTGGTGGTGTGGGTAATTTGTAATCCCAGGTAAGTAACTGAGGACTGGGTGAGTTGGGCCTTTGCCTGTGAGGCCTGGTATCCTTTGGAGGCCAGGAAGTTAAGGAGAGCTGTGGTATGTTGTTTTGAGAGATCTTCGGAAGGGCTACATAGTAagaggtcatctacatattggagCAGGGTACTAGGGCTAAGAGGGCAGAGGGCCAGGTCCCAGGCCAGGGCCTGGCCGAAGTAATGAGGGCTACCTCAAAACCCCTGAGGCAGGACCGTCCACGTGAGTTGAGTGGCCTGTCTGGTGTCAGGATCAGTCCAGGTGAAGGCGAACAGAAATTGACAGTCGGGGTGGATTGGGATGGAAAAGAATGCATCTTTGCGATTGATTACCATGAAGTGGGTGGTGCCCATGGGTATTTGGGACAATAAAGTATAGGGGTTGGGGACCAGTGGGTGTGTAGGGACAATGGCCTCGTTGATAAGCCGGAGGTCTTGGACTAGTCGGTAGGCTCCTGAGGCCTTACGGACCAGAAGGATGGGGGTATTACATGGGGACGAGGTGGGGACCAGTAGGCCCTGTCCCAGGAGGCGGTCAATGATTGGCTTAAGCCCTCGAAGGTTTGGCTGGGACAGGGGAACTGGGTCCGAGCCGGAAAACAGGTGGGATTTTTTAGGTGGATGAGGACTGGGGGTTGGTGTTGGGCAATTGTTGGGATCTCGGTGTCCCAAACCTGGGGATCT is from Cervus canadensis isolate Bull #8, Minnesota chromosome 27, ASM1932006v1, whole genome shotgun sequence and encodes:
- the LOC122428944 gene encoding uncharacterized protein LOC122428944 isoform X2; the protein is MDSKYAFLIAHSHETIWKERGFLTTKGSPICNASHITKLLEAIPLPKEVAILHCRGHQAARDKIAQGNNLADQVARQTALQQEAAPLLVLETSFTPKYTKAETRALLAQEGTQTHPSGWITLHEKLVLPEQQAITIIKQIHDTLHIGLRALLTFLSLLFSPLHLRQAIQTIHRSCLTCATISPQGGLRPPQETHQLRGHLPGQDWQITQQVAAALNITWHLHIPYRPQSSGKVERANGVPRAHLAKLASEVRLSWVDLLPLALTRIRTTPHSKTGLTPFELLYGRPYLLTHLPPEKPPPLAN
- the LOC122428944 gene encoding uncharacterized protein LOC122428944 isoform X3, with protein sequence MDSKYAFLIAHSHETIWKERGFLTTKGSPICNASHITKLLEAIPLPKEVAILHCRGHQAARDKIAQGNNLADQVARQTALQQEAAPLLVLETSFTPKYTKAETRALLAQEGTQTHPSGWITLHEKLVLPEQQAITIIKQIHDTLHIGLRALLTFLSLLFSPLHLRQAIQTIHRSCLTCATISPQGGLRPPQETHQLRGHLPGQDWQITQQVAAALNITWHLHIPYRPQSSGKVERANGVPRAHLAKLASEVRLSWVDLLPLALTRIRTTPHSKTGKMLFLCQPLRNSPD